In Mus musculus strain C57BL/6J chromosome 9, GRCm38.p6 C57BL/6J, one genomic interval encodes:
- the Srpr gene encoding signal recognition particle receptor subunit alpha — protein MLDFFTIFSKGGLVLWCFQGVSDSCTGPVNALIRSVLLQERGGNNSFTHEALTLKYKLDNQFELVFVVGFQKILTLTYVDKLIDDVHRLFRDKYRTEIQQQSALSLLNGTFDFQNDFLRLLREAEESSKIRAPTTMKKFEDSEKAKKPVRSMIETRGEKTKEKAKNNKKRGAKKEGSDGTLATSKTAPAEKSGLSAGPENGELSKEELIRRKREEFIQKHGKGLDKSSKSTKSDTPKEKGKKAPRVWELGGCANKEVLDYSTPTTNGTPEAALSEDINLIRGTGPGGQLQDLDCSSSDDEGATQNTKPSATKGTLGGMFGMLKGLVGSKSLSREDMESVLDKMRDHLIAKNVAADIAVQLCESVANKLEGKVMGTFSTVTSTVKQALQESLVQILQPQRRVDMLRDIMDAQRRQRPYVVTFCGVNGVGKSTNLAKISFWLLENGFSVLIAACDTFRAGAVEQLRTHTRRLTALHPPEKHGGRTMVQLFEKGYGKDAAGIAMEAIAFARNQGFDVVLVDTAGRMQDNAPLMTALAKLITVNTPDLVLFVGEALVGNEAVDQLVKFNRALADHSMAQTPRLIDGIVLTKFDTIDDKVGAAISMTYITSKPIVFVGTGQTYCDLRSLNAKAVVAALMKA, from the exons ATGCTTGACTTCTTCACCATCTTCTCGAAGGGCGGGCTTGTGCTCTGGTGTTTCCAGGGCGTGAGCGACTCGTGCACCGGGCCCGTCAACGCGTTGATTCGTTCCGTACTGCTGCAG GAACGGGGCGGTAACAACTCTTTCACTCATGAGGCTCTCACACTCAAGTATAAACTGGACAACCAGTTTGAGCTGGTGTTTGTG GTTGGCTTTCAGAAGATCCTCACGCTGACCTATGTAGACAAGTTGATAGATGATGTGCACCGACTGTTCCGGGATAAGTATCGCACAGAGATCCAACAACAGAGTGCTTTAAGTCTATTGAATGGCACATTTGATTTCCAAAATGACTTCCTGCGGCTCCTTCG TGAAGCAGAGGAGAGCAGTAAGATCCGTGCTCCCACTACCATGAAGAAATTTGAAGATTCTGAAAAAGCTAAGAAACCTGTGAGGTCCATGATTGAAACACGGGGGGAAAAGACcaaggaaaaagcaaaaaacaacaaaaaaaggggggCCAAAAAGGAAG GTTCTGATGGCACTTTGGCTACTAGCAAAACAGCCCCTGCAGAAAAGTCAGGTCTCTCAGCGGGACCTGAGAATGGAGAACTTTCCAAAGAGGAGCTGATCCGTAGGAAGAGAGAGGAGTTCATTCAGAAGCATGGCAAGGGTCTGGACAAATCCAG TAAATCTACAAAGTCAGATACTCCAAAGGAGAAGGGCAAAAAAGCACCCCGGGTGTGGGAACTAGGTGGCTGTGCTAACAAGGAAGTCTTGGATTACAGTACTCCCACCACCAATGGAACTCCAGAGGCAGCCCTTTCTGAAGATATCAACTTG ATTCGAGGAACTGGGCCTGGGGGACAGCTTCAAGATCTGGATTGCAGCAGCTCAGATGATGAAGGGGCCACTCAAAATACCAAGCCTAG TGCTACCAAGGGAACTCTGGGTGGCATGTTTGGGATGCTGAAGGGTCTGGTGGGTTCCAAGAGCTTGAGTCGAGAAGACATGGAATCTGTGCTAGACAAGATGCGTGATCATCTCATTG CTAAGAATGTGGCTGCTGACATTGCTGTCCAGCTCTGTGAATCTGTTGCCAACAAATTAGAAGGGAAAGTGATGGGGACATTTAGCA CTGTGACTTCAACAGTCAAGCAAGCTCTCCAGGAATCTCTAGTACAGATCCTACAGCCACAGCGTCGTGTAGACATGCTCCGGGATATCATGGATGCCCAACGTCGCCAGCGCCCTTATGTTGTTACCTTCTGTGGTGTTAATGGAGTAGGGAAGTCTACCAATCTTGCCAAG ATTTCCTTTTGGCTTTTAGAGAATGGCTTTAGTGTCCTCATTGCTGCCTGTGATACATTTCGGGCTGGGGCTGTTGAGCAGCTTCGTACACACACCCGGCGCCTGACTGCCCTCCATCCCCCCGAGAAGCATGGTGGCCGTACGATGGTGCAGTTGTTTGAAAAAGGCTATGGCAAGGACGCTGCTGGCATTGCCATGGAAGCCATTGCCTTTG cacgtAACCAAGGCTTTGATGTGGTGCTGGTAGACACTGCTGGCCGCATGCAAGACAATGCCCCTCTGATGACTGCCCTGGCCAAACTCATTACTGTCAATACACCTGACTTGGTGCTGTTTGTAGGGGAGGCCTTAGTAGGCAACGAAGCTGTGGATCAACTG GTCAAGTTCAACAGAGCCTTGGCTGACCATTCTATGGCTCAGACACCTCGGCTCATTGATGGCATTGTTCTTACCAAATTTGACACCATTGATGACAAG gtGGGAGCTGCTATCTCTATGACATACATCACAAGCAAACCCATCGTCTTTGTGGGTACTGGCCAGACCTACTGTGACCTACGCAGTCTTAATGCCAAGGCTGTGGTGGCTGCCCTCATGAAGGCTTAA